In one window of Mytilus galloprovincialis chromosome 6, xbMytGall1.hap1.1, whole genome shotgun sequence DNA:
- the LOC143079376 gene encoding vesicle-associated membrane protein-associated protein A-like, whose product MAKQVLRLDPDIELKFKGPFTDVVTSELKLTNPSDQKVCFKVKTTAPKRYCVRPNSGIIDPNQSVNVSVMLQPFDYDPLEKNKHKFMVQTMFAPDGPIESQEQLWKEAKPESLMDSKLKCLFEIPNDNNQTREETEKIKPVKQVQLETSQTIKSSPESEGRKGESDKQRLQAEIEKLQDENKSLKDSEARLRKTALKETVSSTPSYTPTPETKQDLMSQITAFPNIVIIIAALIIGVILGKMLL is encoded by the exons ATGGCAAAGCAAGTGCTGAGATTAGACCCAGAcattgaactaaaatttaaag GACCATTCACAGATGTTGTAACATCAGAATTAAAATTGACCAACCCCTCAGACCAGAAAGTATGTTTCAAAGTAAAAACCACAGCACCAAAGAGGTACTGTGTCAGACCAAACAGTGGCATCATCGATCCAAACCAAAGTGTTAATGTATCGG TAATGCTGCAACCTTTTGACTATGATCcattggaaaaaaataaacacaagttTATGGTTCAGACTATGTTTGCTCCAGATGGCCCAATTGAAAGCCAGGAACAATTg TGGAAAGAAGCCAAACCAGAAAGTTTAATggattcaaaattgaaatgtttgtTTGAAATTCCTAATGATAATAATCAG ACGAGGGAagaaacagaaaagataaaaccAGTGAAACAAGTACAGTTAGAAACCTCACAAACAATAAAG TCAAGTCCTGAATCAGAGGGAAGAAAAGGTGAATCAGATAAACAAAGATTACAAGCTGAAATAGAAAAACTGCAGGatgaaaataaatcattaaag gaCAGTGAAGCAAGATTAAGAAAGACAGCCCTTAAAGAAACAGTGTCATCAACACCATCATACACACCTACACCAGAAACTAAACAGGATTTAATGAGTCAGATAACAGCGTTCCCTAATATAGTTATTATTATTGCTGCACTAATTATAGGAGTTATTCTTGGAAAAATGCTGTTATAA